A genomic stretch from Deltaproteobacteria bacterium IMCC39524 includes:
- a CDS encoding response regulator, giving the protein MKQNILVADDEECIRFTFSEFLQGEGYHVETADSLTSCIKQMHQESFDLLFLDIGFGTENGIEAIRSLKVLQPDCRIVIITGSPRLKSLVEAKRHGAIDYLVKPVHQASLIYNTKKVLAC; this is encoded by the coding sequence ATGAAACAAAATATCCTGGTCGCTGATGACGAAGAATGTATTCGATTCACCTTCTCTGAGTTCTTACAAGGAGAGGGGTATCACGTTGAAACAGCAGACTCATTAACCTCTTGTATCAAGCAAATGCATCAAGAGTCTTTTGATTTACTTTTCCTAGACATAGGCTTTGGCACTGAGAACGGTATTGAAGCAATTCGGAGTCTCAAAGTTCTTCAGCCAGATTGCAGAATTGTAATCATCACAGGCAGTCCTCGCCTAAAGTCCCTGGTTGAGGCGAAAAGACATGGTGCCATTGACTACCTTGTTAAACCCGTCCACCAAGCAAGCCTGATATACAATACGAAGAAGGTTTTGGCCTGCTAA
- a CDS encoding response regulator yields the protein MHKHILIIDDDRLVLSMAEDFLSEAGYKVSTAECGIYSNHIIYSRTPPDLILMDVMMPFMSGVKKTQLLKQREKSQQIPIVLISSKGEQELKGLADEANADGYLPKPFTENSLVDKAKHFIAA from the coding sequence ATGCATAAGCATATTTTGATTATTGATGATGATCGTCTTGTTCTTTCTATGGCTGAAGATTTTTTAAGTGAAGCTGGTTATAAGGTTTCAACTGCCGAATGTGGCATCTATTCAAACCATATAATTTATAGCAGGACCCCACCCGATCTCATTCTGATGGATGTTATGATGCCATTTATGTCGGGAGTCAAGAAAACACAACTCCTTAAACAACGTGAGAAAAGCCAACAAATCCCTATCGTGTTGATCTCATCTAAAGGTGAGCAAGAACTTAAAGGTCTGGCTGATGAAGCCAATGCAGATGGCTACCTGCCGAAGCCCTTTACGGAGAACTCTTTGGTCGATAAAGCCAAACATTTTATTGCTGCTTAA
- a CDS encoding STAS/SEC14 domain-containing protein, producing the protein MLINEVMLDEKILVITPEGSLEKADFETLSKEIDPYIEAMGTLKGLMIYSESFPGWENFAALLSHIKFIKEHHHNIKKVAAVTDSGFLSILPRVAGHFVQAEVKHFPYHDKDIALDWLKSGNN; encoded by the coding sequence ATGCTAATAAACGAAGTAATGCTCGACGAAAAAATCCTTGTCATTACACCTGAAGGATCCTTGGAAAAGGCTGACTTTGAGACACTTTCCAAAGAAATAGATCCGTACATCGAAGCAATGGGCACACTTAAGGGCCTGATGATCTATAGTGAATCTTTCCCTGGGTGGGAAAACTTCGCGGCCTTACTATCCCATATAAAGTTCATCAAAGAGCATCATCATAATATTAAAAAAGTTGCAGCCGTGACAGATAGCGGCTTTTTGTCTATCTTGCCACGAGTTGCTGGCCATTTTGTTCAGGCCGAAGTTAAGCACTTCCCCTATCATGATAAAGATATTGCACTTGATTGGCTTAAGTCGGGTAACAACTAA